Proteins encoded together in one Gemmatimonadota bacterium DH-78 window:
- a CDS encoding DUF3427 domain-containing protein: MSVEHARFMARRFTEAGVASLAVTGDSSREERESAIRSLEKGELKALFTVDLFNEGVDIPSVDTVLFLRPTESATVFLQQLGRGLRLHESKACLTVLDFIGNAHANFRFDLRYRALLGGTAKQIREQVAEDFPFLPPGCAMRLDRVARTVVLDNIRSIATQGKRWLAQELQPLGPDVSLADFLDETGTEPVELYDGTSRSFTSLKADTFAGFSDAWDDDRRKRFARLGALIHTNDDERLRLFRDVLAGRVAHDPRSRRLQLMLATAFFDREPVADLNDHLAALRADKDFVSEMSELLDVLDDRRRDAPRPWMNDLEAPLAVHGRYRREEVLAALEVVRNGKIPRVQAGVFYAQERGADLLFVTLQKTEKGFSPKTMYRDHAVSPEVFHWESQHTAHAKTPTGRRYIKGGSQVLLFVRQHQKLPNGLAEPFVFLGPATLRSWKGARPMQIEWKLEHPMPGWLYREAAVLAR; this comes from the coding sequence GTGTCGGTCGAGCACGCCCGCTTCATGGCGCGGCGCTTCACCGAGGCCGGGGTCGCGAGCTTGGCGGTGACGGGCGACTCATCGAGAGAAGAGCGCGAGAGCGCCATCCGCAGCCTCGAGAAGGGCGAGCTGAAGGCGCTGTTCACGGTCGATCTCTTCAACGAGGGCGTGGACATTCCCAGCGTCGACACGGTGCTGTTCCTGCGTCCCACCGAGTCGGCGACGGTCTTCCTGCAACAGTTGGGTCGGGGACTCCGGCTCCACGAGTCCAAGGCGTGCCTGACGGTGCTCGACTTCATCGGCAACGCCCACGCGAACTTCCGCTTCGACCTGCGCTACCGGGCGCTCCTGGGGGGGACCGCGAAGCAGATCCGGGAGCAGGTCGCAGAGGACTTCCCCTTTCTGCCCCCCGGTTGCGCCATGCGCCTCGACCGGGTGGCGCGAACGGTGGTGTTGGACAACATCCGCTCCATCGCGACTCAGGGGAAACGCTGGCTCGCGCAGGAGCTGCAGCCGCTGGGGCCGGACGTGTCGCTGGCCGACTTCCTGGACGAGACGGGAACGGAGCCGGTGGAGTTGTACGACGGCACGTCGCGGAGCTTCACGAGCCTGAAGGCGGATACCTTCGCCGGATTCTCCGACGCCTGGGACGATGATCGCCGGAAGCGCTTTGCCCGGCTGGGCGCGCTGATCCACACGAACGACGACGAGCGGTTGCGGCTGTTCCGCGATGTGCTTGCGGGGCGGGTGGCCCACGACCCCCGCTCGCGTCGGCTGCAGCTGATGCTGGCCACGGCCTTCTTCGACCGGGAGCCGGTGGCGGATTTGAACGATCATCTGGCGGCGCTCCGGGCCGATAAGGACTTCGTGTCCGAGATGAGCGAACTGCTCGACGTGCTGGACGACCGTAGGCGCGATGCTCCCCGCCCTTGGATGAACGACCTCGAGGCTCCACTGGCCGTCCACGGTCGGTACAGGCGCGAGGAGGTGCTCGCCGCGCTGGAGGTGGTGCGCAACGGCAAGATCCCGCGGGTGCAGGCGGGGGTGTTCTACGCCCAGGAACGCGGCGCGGACCTGCTCTTCGTCACCCTGCAGAAGACCGAGAAGGGCTTCTCACCGAAGACGATGTACCGTGACCACGCGGTGTCGCCCGAGGTCTTCCACTGGGAGAGCCAGCACACGGCGCACGCCAAGACCCCGACCGGCCGCCGCTACATCAAGGGGGGCTCACAGGTGCTGCTCTTCGTGCGCCAGCACCAGAAGCTGCCGAACGGGCTGGCGGAGCCGTTCGTGTTCCTGGGGCCGGCCACCCTGCGCTCGTGGAAGGGCGCGCGCCCCATGCAGATCGAGTGGAAACTGGAGCACCCGATGCCGGGGTGGCTGTACCGGGAGGCGGCGGTGCTGGCGCGGTGA
- a CDS encoding calcium/sodium antiporter encodes MTLVVLVVGALALFVIGAKALLVGASALAHALRVSQLVIGLTVIPFATSTPELIVSIDGAWAGQSELAIGNIVGTNTFNVLFILGFLALIARLPVSSSVVRKEVPIMIGASFLMWVLTCDGHIGRVDGAVLLFATVAHLKLLHLAARPSPDRAPALRERSGLRDALRGVGLVILGGGLLALSAQTVVDAATSAATDLGMSPHSMGLSFIAIGTSLPELATTIVAVRRSEYDLAVGNVVGSNIFNVLTILGVTALTSPEGVVVPPALIAFDVPVMIASAMACYPMVRSGRVIDRREGAVLFVGYLAYGAYGWFYAAHHAPSFTQAMLFFAIPLLAATIAVSGRTGVA; translated from the coding sequence GTGACCCTCGTCGTTCTCGTCGTGGGTGCATTGGCGCTGTTCGTGATCGGCGCCAAGGCCCTGCTGGTCGGGGCTTCCGCCCTCGCCCACGCCCTCCGCGTATCACAGCTCGTGATCGGGCTGACGGTGATTCCGTTCGCCACGAGCACCCCCGAGCTGATCGTCAGCATCGACGGGGCGTGGGCCGGGCAGTCCGAGCTCGCGATCGGCAACATCGTCGGTACCAATACCTTCAACGTGCTCTTCATTCTCGGGTTTCTGGCCCTGATCGCACGGCTCCCGGTGTCGTCGAGCGTCGTGCGGAAGGAGGTTCCGATCATGATCGGAGCCTCCTTCCTCATGTGGGTGCTCACCTGCGACGGGCACATCGGACGGGTAGACGGCGCGGTGCTCCTGTTCGCCACGGTAGCCCACCTGAAGCTGCTCCACCTCGCGGCCAGGCCGAGCCCGGATCGGGCCCCCGCCCTCCGAGAGCGCTCGGGCCTCCGCGACGCACTCCGCGGTGTCGGGCTGGTGATCCTGGGCGGGGGACTGCTCGCATTGAGCGCACAGACGGTCGTGGACGCCGCCACCTCCGCGGCGACGGATCTCGGCATGAGCCCTCACTCGATGGGCCTGAGCTTCATCGCCATAGGCACGTCCCTGCCGGAGCTCGCCACCACGATCGTCGCGGTCCGCCGCTCCGAGTACGACCTCGCGGTGGGAAACGTGGTGGGCAGCAACATCTTCAACGTGCTGACCATCCTGGGGGTCACGGCCCTCACTTCTCCCGAGGGCGTGGTCGTGCCCCCCGCGTTGATCGCGTTCGACGTACCCGTGATGATCGCGTCGGCCATGGCCTGCTACCCCATGGTCCGCTCCGGGCGAGTCATCGACCGCCGCGAGGGAGCCGTGCTGTTCGTCGGCTACCTGGCGTACGGGGCGTACGGGTGGTTCTACGCCGCACACCATGCCCCTTCGTTCACCCAGGCGATGCTCTTCTTCGCGATCCCGCTCCTCGCGGCGACCATCGCGGTGAGCGGTCGGACCGGGGTCGCGTAA
- a CDS encoding glycoside hydrolase family 130 protein gives MRPGPAFVETSTLRLLPDRRRVITKPFLPGEETHSEGRARVRSTVVRILSLPEADVGPLLERLRTDFSSRHRDFEAVLRRGFERVAGHLGEGEVPTAERQLLIGAFLTHEFSIQAAAFFNPSMVPAPDQSGLKPGELRVVMSGRSVGEGHLSSIEFRTVVVDAEGTVEMEPPGPWASTGTRRAPTYEKRLFLAKLIEMAGDNTAGLAFLAPLPDSFTREELVASIAGSEGLGHPASDGAVRLIEWLASSNYVVSFDPGSRIDERVLFPAGPTESRGMEDARFVRFIDDDGSVTYYATYTAFDGTRVLPQSIETSDFASFRVATVSGSGVANKGTALFPRRIDGRYAMLSRLDSENIYVTTSDDVRHWDAAHRLEMPIRPWSLIQRGNCGSPIETEAGWLVLTHGVGPMRTYSIGAMLLDIADPRRVIAHLPDPILTADGDLRDGYVPNVVYSCGSVVHQDHLVLPYGFSDFGIGFARLSLSALLEALRGHPV, from the coding sequence ATGAGGCCCGGGCCGGCCTTCGTCGAAACGAGCACTCTTCGACTGCTGCCCGACCGGCGGCGCGTGATCACCAAGCCCTTCCTGCCGGGTGAGGAGACCCATTCCGAGGGACGGGCCCGGGTGAGGTCCACCGTGGTCCGCATCTTGAGCCTGCCCGAGGCGGACGTGGGACCCCTGCTGGAGAGACTCCGGACCGACTTCTCCAGCCGCCACCGTGACTTCGAAGCCGTGCTCCGGAGGGGCTTCGAGAGGGTGGCTGGACACCTCGGGGAGGGGGAAGTCCCGACGGCCGAACGCCAGCTTCTGATCGGTGCCTTCTTGACCCATGAGTTCTCGATCCAGGCCGCAGCCTTCTTCAACCCCTCGATGGTCCCGGCCCCGGACCAGTCCGGACTGAAGCCCGGGGAACTGCGCGTCGTCATGAGCGGGCGTTCGGTCGGAGAGGGACATCTGTCGTCGATCGAGTTCCGCACCGTCGTGGTCGATGCCGAGGGTACGGTCGAGATGGAACCGCCGGGCCCCTGGGCCTCCACCGGCACCCGGCGGGCTCCTACCTACGAGAAACGGCTGTTCCTGGCCAAGCTGATCGAGATGGCGGGAGACAACACTGCCGGGTTGGCGTTCCTGGCCCCCCTGCCCGATTCGTTCACCCGCGAGGAGCTCGTCGCGTCGATCGCCGGAAGCGAGGGGCTCGGTCACCCCGCTTCAGACGGGGCGGTGCGATTGATCGAATGGCTGGCTTCGTCGAACTACGTCGTCTCGTTCGACCCCGGGTCCCGAATCGATGAGCGGGTGCTGTTCCCGGCCGGCCCCACCGAGAGCCGGGGCATGGAGGACGCACGCTTCGTACGTTTCATCGACGACGACGGGTCGGTCACGTATTACGCCACCTATACCGCCTTCGACGGCACGCGGGTGCTTCCGCAGAGCATCGAGACCAGCGACTTCGCCTCGTTCCGGGTGGCCACGGTCAGCGGCTCCGGCGTCGCCAACAAGGGCACGGCGCTCTTCCCACGCAGGATCGACGGTCGCTACGCGATGCTGTCTCGCCTCGACAGCGAGAACATCTACGTCACCACCTCCGACGACGTGCGCCACTGGGACGCAGCGCACCGTCTCGAGATGCCGATTCGACCGTGGTCCCTGATCCAGCGGGGCAACTGCGGATCGCCGATCGAGACCGAGGCTGGTTGGCTCGTGTTGACCCACGGGGTCGGGCCCATGCGAACCTACTCGATCGGCGCCATGCTCCTGGATATCGCCGACCCCCGGCGGGTGATCGCACACCTGCCGGATCCGATCCTGACGGCCGACGGCGACCTCCGCGACGGATACGTGCCAAACGTGGTCTACTCGTGTGGCAGCGTCGTCCATCAGGACCATCTGGTCCTTCCCTACGGCTTCTCCGATTTCGGGATCGGCTTCGCCCGGCTGTCACTGTCCGCCCTGCTCGAGGCCTTGAGGGGGCATCCCGTCTGA
- a CDS encoding glycosyltransferase family 4 protein yields the protein MVAAPGDSATPLRLAYLGTYPPRRCGIGTFTRDLAEAVAGRRDGSSYQILATTDAAGPYEYPDAVRFQLRQGEKQDYIRAADHVNFSDTRLVSVQHEFGIYGGDDGSHVLAFLSRLDKPVVATLHTVLREPSASQRSLVRAMAERCDGIVVMNALAADVLEESHGVSRSAIEVIPHGIPDLPRGDQDHFKERFGVRGRRMLLTFGLLSPNKGIETAIRALPRLVERFPDLVYFVVGATHPNVKRQRGEEYRIALEREALTLGVADHVVFRDEFVDPDELADVLRATDVYLTPYLDAAQSTSGTLSYAMGAGSAVVSTPYLHAREFLADGRGRMFGFGDSEGMAMGVEALLSDAGELKRTREAAWHFTRPMTWPRVGEAYAALAERVLDRRRGPAPQVFPRERFPVPEPSLDHVVRMTDDTGIIQHATYSVPARGTGYCVDDNSRALIVALRSHRLSASPRTASLMVVYLSYLESSQKSDGRFRNFMLYNRQLESHDGSDDCMGRALWALGECARWAPERGLRRLATQMFERALPWAPRFGPRGMATTILGLDAFIARSPDHEGARSIVGHLSDQLVQRYRTEADAMWRWFEPDVTYDNALIPLALFRAHEITRDPSALVVARQSLSFLERLCFEGGYLNLVGNEGWHRRGSHRAMADEQPVDAAAFVLAFRGAYMVTGDPHYRRRMRESFEWFLGRNRLATPLYDPTTSGCLDALGRHEVNENQGAESVLSFLLSLLAVLDVADPADPAIPAERSVASGPIA from the coding sequence GTGGTCGCCGCTCCCGGCGATTCAGCCACCCCGCTGCGCCTTGCCTACCTCGGAACCTACCCGCCGCGGCGGTGCGGGATCGGCACCTTCACTCGCGACCTGGCCGAAGCCGTCGCCGGACGGAGAGATGGATCGTCGTATCAGATCCTCGCCACGACAGACGCCGCCGGCCCCTACGAGTACCCGGACGCGGTCCGATTCCAGCTCCGTCAGGGCGAGAAGCAGGACTACATTCGGGCGGCGGACCACGTCAACTTCAGCGACACACGGCTCGTATCGGTCCAGCACGAGTTCGGAATCTACGGAGGAGACGACGGATCCCATGTACTGGCGTTCCTGTCACGCCTCGACAAGCCGGTGGTCGCCACCCTCCACACGGTTCTGCGCGAACCGTCCGCGTCGCAGCGGTCCCTGGTGCGCGCGATGGCCGAGCGATGCGACGGCATCGTGGTGATGAATGCCCTCGCAGCCGACGTGCTCGAGGAGTCTCACGGCGTTTCGAGGTCCGCGATCGAAGTGATCCCGCATGGGATCCCCGACCTTCCGCGTGGGGATCAGGATCACTTCAAGGAGCGGTTCGGCGTACGCGGCCGACGCATGCTGTTGACCTTCGGGCTGCTCAGCCCCAACAAGGGTATCGAAACGGCCATCCGCGCGCTTCCTCGGCTCGTCGAGCGGTTCCCCGATCTGGTCTACTTCGTGGTGGGGGCCACCCATCCGAACGTGAAGCGCCAGCGGGGGGAGGAGTATCGAATCGCGCTCGAGCGCGAAGCGCTCACCCTCGGGGTCGCCGATCACGTGGTCTTTCGCGACGAGTTCGTCGACCCCGACGAACTCGCCGACGTACTCCGGGCGACCGACGTCTACCTGACGCCCTACCTGGACGCGGCCCAGAGCACGAGCGGAACCCTGTCGTACGCCATGGGCGCCGGGTCCGCCGTCGTTTCGACACCCTACCTGCACGCCCGGGAGTTCCTCGCGGACGGTCGCGGCCGCATGTTCGGGTTCGGTGACTCCGAAGGAATGGCGATGGGCGTCGAGGCGCTCCTCTCCGACGCCGGGGAGTTGAAACGCACCCGGGAGGCGGCCTGGCATTTCACCCGCCCGATGACCTGGCCCCGGGTCGGAGAGGCCTACGCGGCCCTCGCGGAACGCGTGCTGGACAGGCGCCGGGGGCCCGCTCCGCAGGTGTTTCCGAGAGAGCGGTTTCCCGTACCTGAACCGAGTCTCGATCACGTCGTCCGAATGACCGACGACACCGGCATCATCCAGCATGCCACGTACAGCGTGCCGGCTCGCGGCACGGGATACTGCGTCGACGATAATTCGCGTGCGCTCATCGTCGCACTCCGTTCGCATCGTCTCTCGGCATCGCCCAGGACCGCGAGCCTGATGGTCGTCTATCTGAGCTACCTCGAGTCCTCACAGAAGAGCGACGGTCGGTTCCGCAACTTCATGCTGTACAACCGGCAGCTCGAGTCCCACGACGGGTCGGACGACTGCATGGGCCGGGCGCTGTGGGCGTTGGGCGAGTGTGCGCGCTGGGCTCCGGAGAGAGGGCTCCGACGGCTGGCCACCCAGATGTTCGAGAGGGCGCTGCCCTGGGCCCCTCGATTCGGTCCTCGCGGCATGGCCACGACGATTCTCGGCCTCGACGCCTTCATCGCGCGGTCACCCGATCACGAGGGGGCTCGCTCCATCGTCGGACACCTCTCCGATCAGTTGGTCCAGCGATACCGCACGGAGGCCGACGCCATGTGGCGGTGGTTCGAGCCGGATGTGACGTACGACAACGCCCTGATCCCCCTGGCCCTCTTCAGGGCGCACGAGATCACGCGCGACCCCTCGGCCCTCGTCGTCGCCCGACAGTCGCTGAGCTTCCTGGAGCGCCTCTGTTTCGAAGGCGGGTATCTCAACCTCGTCGGCAACGAGGGATGGCATCGCCGCGGAAGCCACCGAGCGATGGCCGACGAGCAACCGGTCGACGCGGCCGCCTTCGTGCTGGCCTTTCGCGGTGCGTACATGGTGACGGGGGACCCGCACTACAGACGGCGCATGCGCGAGTCCTTCGAATGGTTCCTGGGCCGCAACCGCCTGGCAACGCCCCTTTACGACCCGACCACCTCGGGATGCCTCGACGCGCTGGGACGCCACGAGGTGAACGAGAACCAGGGCGCGGAGAGTGTGCTCTCGTTCCTGCTCTCTCTGCTCGCCGTGCTGGACGTCGCGGATCCGGCGGATCCGGCGATTCCAGCCGAGCGCTCGGTTGCGTCTGGGCCCATCGCATGA
- a CDS encoding response regulator transcription factor: protein MSDTANPGSGPSPADSPITVALIDDNRLVREGLTALLSRVPDVRVIPGEPGSSQWSSEGWTLDVILLDLGLDNRGSVRVAQAVVQEFPGTRVIVMDLLPSEEDMLEFVAVGVSGFVMKDAALDDLLMTIRAVAAGEDVLPRPLVNTLFADIAKELHSSVGPSVSSAVRLTSREREVLDLIGDGMSNKAIGKALHISTHTVKSHLRNIMEKLNLHSRLQLAVYQHGEETAT from the coding sequence ATGAGCGACACCGCGAACCCTGGCAGTGGCCCGTCTCCGGCCGATTCCCCGATCACCGTCGCTCTCATCGACGACAATCGGCTGGTACGCGAGGGCCTCACGGCGCTCTTGAGCCGGGTCCCGGACGTCCGGGTGATCCCCGGCGAGCCGGGCAGTTCCCAGTGGAGTTCGGAAGGTTGGACGCTCGACGTCATCCTTCTGGACCTCGGGCTGGACAATCGCGGGAGTGTGAGGGTAGCCCAAGCGGTGGTACAGGAGTTCCCGGGCACCCGCGTCATCGTGATGGACCTGCTCCCGAGCGAAGAGGACATGCTCGAGTTCGTGGCGGTGGGGGTTTCCGGCTTCGTCATGAAAGACGCGGCGCTGGACGACCTCCTGATGACCATTCGGGCGGTGGCGGCGGGCGAAGACGTGCTGCCGCGTCCCCTCGTGAACACACTCTTCGCCGACATTGCCAAGGAGCTGCACTCGTCGGTGGGGCCATCGGTATCGTCCGCCGTGCGGTTGACCTCGCGAGAACGAGAGGTCCTCGATCTGATCGGCGACGGGATGAGCAACAAGGCGATCGGAAAGGCGCTCCACATCTCGACCCACACGGTCAAGAGCCACCTCCGGAACATCATGGAGAAGCTGAACCTGCATTCGCGGCTGCAGCTGGCCGTCTATCAGCACGGTGAGGAGACCGCGACCTGA
- a CDS encoding PRC-barrel domain-containing protein: MKNHNPNILSSSSLTGNDVENRQGESLGSIKDLMLDPRTGRVAYAVLDFGGFLGIGNKLFAVPLESMTLDTANHRFVLDVDKKRLEEAPGFDKDNWPSHPDYNFINEVRAYYGLDAYHRDPVGV; the protein is encoded by the coding sequence ATGAAGAACCACAATCCCAACATCCTGTCGTCCTCGTCGCTGACCGGAAACGACGTCGAGAACCGCCAGGGCGAGTCGCTGGGCAGCATCAAGGATCTCATGCTCGATCCGCGCACGGGCCGGGTGGCCTACGCCGTGCTCGACTTCGGCGGGTTCCTGGGCATCGGCAACAAGCTGTTCGCCGTGCCGCTCGAGAGCATGACCCTCGACACCGCGAACCACCGCTTCGTGCTCGACGTCGACAAGAAGCGCCTCGAGGAGGCGCCGGGCTTCGACAAAGACAACTGGCCCTCGCACCCCGACTACAACTTCATCAACGAGGTGCGGGCCTACTACGGGCTCGACGCGTACCACCGGGATCCGGTGGGTGTCTGA
- a CDS encoding M23 family metallopeptidase — MRVIGISLGIYAVLLVGLELGWGIRLPYGPAVLGYVLISAAVSVIDRRRAVVRGVVPDVRLPTSGPIGRTGQVGLIAAFTLSGLVALLNPWQARQMVRQMTGNARAKRRLARARAAAEAGPDGDPTALPRRARYTLPFDGEWLVYNGGPDPATSHSWDVIAQRFAYDFVRADDAGRRHTGRGTRLDEYFAWGEPIRAAAPGEVVRVVDGIRDAPAVGWGLVDVGARDFVGNHVVVRHAEGEFGLYAHLVPGSIRVAEGDRVERAVHLGDCGHSGHSSEPHLHFHLQDGPEMHDSLGLRIAFSNLRIDGVPHAESELRWGQRVCAEHDRPGAH, encoded by the coding sequence ATGCGGGTGATCGGGATCAGCCTGGGGATCTACGCGGTGCTGCTCGTCGGCCTCGAGCTGGGGTGGGGCATCCGCCTGCCGTACGGACCGGCCGTGCTCGGCTACGTGCTGATCAGCGCCGCAGTCAGCGTGATCGATCGGCGGCGGGCGGTGGTCCGGGGCGTCGTGCCCGATGTGCGGCTGCCCACCTCGGGTCCGATCGGCCGGACGGGGCAGGTGGGGCTGATCGCGGCCTTCACGCTCTCCGGGCTCGTGGCCCTGCTCAACCCGTGGCAGGCCCGCCAGATGGTGCGGCAGATGACGGGCAACGCCCGAGCGAAGCGCCGGCTGGCCCGCGCGAGGGCCGCGGCCGAGGCTGGTCCCGACGGCGACCCCACGGCCCTCCCCCGCCGCGCCCGCTACACCCTGCCCTTCGACGGCGAGTGGCTCGTCTACAACGGGGGCCCCGACCCGGCCACCTCGCACTCGTGGGACGTCATCGCCCAGCGCTTCGCCTACGACTTCGTGCGCGCCGACGACGCGGGGCGCCGACACACCGGGCGGGGCACGCGCCTCGACGAATATTTCGCCTGGGGCGAGCCGATCCGGGCCGCGGCACCGGGCGAGGTGGTGCGGGTGGTCGACGGCATCCGCGATGCGCCGGCGGTGGGCTGGGGGCTCGTGGACGTGGGCGCCCGCGACTTCGTGGGCAACCATGTGGTGGTGCGCCACGCGGAGGGCGAGTTCGGACTCTACGCGCACCTCGTACCGGGCTCGATCCGGGTGGCGGAGGGCGACCGGGTGGAGCGCGCCGTGCACCTGGGCGACTGCGGTCACTCCGGACACAGCTCCGAGCCGCACCTGCACTTTCACCTGCAGGACGGCCCCGAGATGCACGATTCCCTGGGACTCCGGATCGCCTTCTCCAACCTCCGGATCGACGGGGTGCCGCACGCGGAGTCCGAGCTCCGCTGGGGGCAGCGGGTGTGCGCCGAGCACGATCGCCCCGGCGCTCACTGA
- a CDS encoding sigma-70 family RNA polymerase sigma factor translates to MTTVPITRLLDRAGEGDAEAWNAVFDGVYDELRLLARRQRGRWTGHATLDTTALVHEAWLKLARPDELSLRDRGHFFALASRVMRQILCNYARDRAAQKRGGGRERVTLDEGVVGGDSGPAAAVALRDLDDALTRLEQSHARVARVVECRFFGGLTVQETADALGVSPRTVKREWRFAQAWLQGELAGGEHDG, encoded by the coding sequence ATGACCACCGTTCCCATCACCCGTCTTCTCGATCGCGCCGGCGAGGGCGATGCCGAGGCCTGGAACGCGGTGTTCGACGGCGTCTACGACGAACTCCGGCTTCTCGCCCGACGGCAGCGCGGCCGCTGGACGGGCCACGCCACCCTCGACACCACGGCTCTGGTGCACGAAGCGTGGCTCAAACTCGCCCGTCCCGACGAGCTGTCGCTCCGGGATCGCGGACACTTCTTCGCCCTGGCGTCGCGGGTGATGCGTCAGATCCTGTGCAACTACGCGCGGGATCGGGCGGCCCAGAAACGCGGGGGCGGGCGGGAGCGGGTCACGCTCGACGAGGGCGTCGTGGGGGGCGACTCCGGGCCAGCTGCTGCGGTCGCGCTCCGCGATCTCGACGACGCGCTCACCCGGCTGGAGCAGTCGCACGCGCGGGTGGCGCGGGTGGTCGAATGTCGGTTCTTCGGGGGACTCACGGTGCAGGAAACGGCCGACGCGTTGGGGGTCTCGCCGCGCACGGTCAAACGGGAGTGGCGCTTCGCACAGGCCTGGCTGCAGGGCGAACTCGCCGGCGGGGAGCACGACGGGTGA